One window of Mesorhizobium sp. PAMC28654 genomic DNA carries:
- a CDS encoding efflux RND transporter permease subunit, with product MSGSVNASGDSSFTALFIRRPVMALVLNVLIAVAGLAAFYGVEVRELPDVDRSVVTVSTTFTGAAAETVDRELTKTIEGAVARVSGVKSISSSSSFGSSRVTIEFNDGVDLNVAASDVRDAVGRIANQIPETADPPRIVKADANSDPVMRLAVTSDNMSIQDMTVIVQDQIEDELAAVPGVADVQVYGDRDKIFRIDVDQNKLASLGFTVADLRAALASVAFDAPAGSITTTNQDLIVRTTADVTTPAEFENIIIGGTTRIRDVATVTLGPDIGQTTLRSDGKTGIGIGIIRQAESNTLDISTGVQAAVAKLQANLPEGMSIKVTSDDAVFVNGAVHEVEIALALSVSIVLIVIYLFLLDWRATLIPGLSMPVAMIGTIAAIYLAGFSINILTLLALVLATGLVVDDAIVVLENIVRRRNQGMGPRAAAVLGTQEVFFAVIATTLTLVAVFVPISFLPGQTGGLFREFGFVLAMSVLLSGVVALTLCPMLASRMLTTASLHPESGNGIGSRIGGALNAFYSRSLRLCLGAPWIVVLVAVLFAGTAFTLFGTIRQELTPTEDRAAVLLRINAPQGVSLDYTTQQMQKIEKLIQPLRDSGEIVSTFESAGQNGSYNTGFMVMTLAPWNERGRGQQEIMAEISQLTAQVPSLRVFPVQPNSLGIRGAGNGLQFALVGNDRKALGDAAVKIIAEMQKDPRFQSPRLSVDPTQPQLAVAIDRERASDLGIDITGLANTMQAMLDGNDVVDVYIADRSYGVKVVSTTNPINDPTDLENIFLKTSDGRFVPMSTIATLTERAVPPSLTREQQQPSVAVTSNLSGDFGLGAALTRAQEIAAPLLPPGSRLLPLAEAATLGESNSAMVTIFGFALVIILLVLAAQFESFISAVIIMATVPLGLACAIFALLLSGTSLNAYSQIGLVLLVGVMAKNGILIVEFANQLRDRGLGVREAIEQASIIRLRPVMMTMICTVLGGVPLVLAAGAGAEARVALGWVIVGGLGLATISTLFLTPVAYLLLGRFVTPKAEEDARLKRELEEAAYVDVDPAR from the coding sequence ATGAGCGGGAGCGTCAACGCCAGCGGCGACAGCAGCTTCACGGCCCTGTTCATCCGCAGGCCAGTGATGGCCCTTGTGCTGAATGTCCTGATCGCCGTCGCCGGGCTCGCCGCCTTCTATGGCGTAGAGGTCCGCGAACTGCCGGATGTTGACCGCTCCGTCGTCACCGTTTCGACCACCTTCACCGGTGCCGCGGCCGAAACCGTCGACCGCGAACTCACCAAGACGATAGAAGGCGCCGTCGCTCGCGTCTCCGGCGTCAAGTCGATCTCGTCATCTTCGTCCTTTGGCTCGAGCCGCGTCACCATCGAGTTCAACGACGGCGTCGATCTCAACGTCGCCGCCTCCGACGTGCGCGACGCGGTCGGCCGCATTGCCAACCAGATTCCCGAGACGGCCGATCCACCGCGCATCGTCAAGGCCGACGCCAACTCCGATCCGGTGATGCGGCTGGCTGTGACGTCGGACAACATGTCGATCCAGGACATGACCGTCATCGTCCAGGACCAGATCGAGGATGAGCTGGCCGCAGTGCCCGGCGTCGCCGACGTCCAGGTCTATGGCGACCGCGACAAGATCTTCCGCATCGACGTCGACCAGAACAAGCTGGCGAGCCTTGGCTTCACCGTCGCCGACCTGCGAGCGGCCCTTGCCTCGGTTGCGTTCGATGCCCCGGCCGGCTCGATCACCACGACCAACCAGGACCTCATCGTGCGCACGACGGCAGACGTCACCACGCCGGCGGAGTTCGAGAACATCATCATCGGCGGCACGACGCGCATCCGCGATGTCGCAACCGTCACGCTCGGCCCCGATATAGGCCAGACCACGCTGCGTTCGGACGGCAAGACCGGCATCGGCATCGGCATCATCCGCCAGGCGGAATCGAACACGCTGGACATCTCGACCGGTGTCCAGGCCGCCGTCGCCAAGCTGCAGGCTAACCTGCCGGAGGGCATGTCGATCAAGGTCACCAGCGACGACGCGGTCTTCGTCAACGGCGCGGTGCATGAGGTCGAGATCGCGCTGGCACTCTCCGTCTCCATCGTGCTGATCGTCATCTATCTCTTTCTTCTCGACTGGCGCGCGACGCTCATTCCGGGATTGTCGATGCCAGTCGCCATGATCGGCACCATCGCCGCGATCTATCTTGCCGGCTTCTCGATCAACATCCTGACGCTGCTCGCCCTTGTGCTCGCCACCGGGCTTGTCGTCGATGACGCCATCGTCGTGCTGGAAAACATCGTGCGGCGCCGCAACCAGGGCATGGGTCCCCGCGCGGCCGCCGTGCTCGGCACGCAGGAAGTGTTCTTCGCCGTCATCGCCACAACGCTGACATTGGTTGCCGTCTTCGTGCCGATCTCGTTCCTGCCAGGCCAGACCGGTGGCCTGTTCCGCGAATTCGGCTTCGTGCTCGCCATGTCGGTGCTTCTGTCCGGCGTGGTCGCGCTGACGCTTTGCCCGATGCTCGCCTCGCGCATGCTGACAACCGCATCGCTCCATCCTGAAAGCGGCAATGGCATCGGTTCGCGCATCGGCGGGGCGCTGAATGCCTTTTACAGCCGCAGCCTGCGCCTCTGCCTGGGCGCGCCATGGATCGTGGTCCTGGTCGCCGTGCTGTTTGCCGGCACCGCCTTCACCCTGTTCGGCACCATCCGCCAGGAACTGACGCCGACCGAGGACCGCGCGGCCGTGCTCCTGCGCATCAACGCGCCGCAAGGCGTGAGCCTCGACTACACGACGCAACAGATGCAGAAGATCGAGAAACTGATCCAGCCGCTGCGCGATTCCGGCGAGATCGTCTCCACCTTCGAGAGCGCCGGCCAGAACGGCTCCTACAACACCGGCTTCATGGTGATGACGCTGGCGCCCTGGAATGAGCGCGGCCGCGGCCAGCAGGAGATCATGGCCGAGATCAGCCAGTTGACCGCGCAGGTGCCGAGCTTGCGCGTCTTCCCGGTACAACCCAACAGCCTTGGCATCCGCGGCGCCGGCAACGGCCTACAATTCGCGCTGGTCGGCAACGACCGCAAGGCGCTCGGCGACGCGGCGGTGAAGATCATCGCAGAGATGCAGAAGGATCCGCGATTCCAGTCGCCGCGCCTGAGCGTCGACCCGACGCAGCCGCAGCTTGCCGTTGCCATCGATCGCGAGCGCGCCTCGGATCTCGGCATCGACATCACCGGGCTCGCCAACACCATGCAGGCCATGCTCGACGGCAACGATGTCGTCGACGTCTACATCGCCGACCGCAGCTACGGCGTGAAGGTGGTTTCGACCACCAACCCGATCAACGATCCGACCGATCTGGAAAACATCTTCCTGAAGACGTCGGACGGCCGCTTCGTGCCGATGTCGACCATCGCCACCCTGACCGAGCGCGCCGTGCCGCCGTCGCTGACCCGCGAACAGCAGCAGCCGTCGGTGGCCGTCACCTCCAACCTCAGCGGTGATTTCGGCCTCGGTGCGGCGCTGACGCGCGCCCAGGAGATCGCCGCGCCGCTGCTGCCGCCAGGCAGCCGATTGCTGCCGCTGGCCGAGGCAGCGACCCTGGGCGAGAGCAACAGTGCCATGGTGACCATCTTCGGGTTCGCGCTGGTCATCATCCTGCTTGTGCTTGCCGCCCAGTTCGAGAGCTTCATCAGTGCCGTCATCATCATGGCGACGGTGCCGCTGGGGCTTGCCTGCGCCATCTTCGCGCTGCTGCTCTCGGGCACCAGCCTCAACGCCTATAGCCAGATAGGCCTGGTGCTTCTGGTTGGCGTCATGGCCAAGAACGGCATACTCATCGTCGAATTCGCCAACCAGCTGCGCGACAGAGGCCTTGGCGTGCGCGAAGCCATCGAACAAGCCTCGATCATCCGCCTGCGGCCGGTGATGATGACGATGATCTGCACGGTGCTCGGCGGCGTGCCGCTGGTTCTGGCCGCAGGCGCCGGCGCCGAGGCGCGCGTCGCGCTCGGCTGGGTGATCGTCGGCGGGCTGGGACTGGCCACCATCTCGACGCTGTTCCTGACGCCGGTCGCCTATCTGCTGCTTGGCCGCTTCGTCACGCCGAAGGCCGAGGAGGACGCACGCCTGAAGCGCGAACTCGAGGAAGCCGCCTACGTTGATGTGGATCCGGCGCGGTAA
- a CDS encoding zinc-binding dehydrogenase, which yields MTIPSEMKALLLVGDGYTKMPSGGVLEAMEPYLGLGSIAVPTPGSTQVLIKVSLASINPSDVAFIKGQYGQPRAKGQPAGFEGLGTVVATGDDPYAKSLAGKRVAFATGLTNWGSWAEYAVAEAAACIPLLDTVRDEDGAAMIVNPLTALAMFDIVKQEGEKAFVMTAGASQLCKLIIGLAKEAGLRPIVTVRRDDQIGLLKELGAAHVLNEKADDFKAALREVMKAEQPRIFLDAVTGPLASAIFDAMPKRSRWIIYGRLDTDATIIREPGQLIFQHKHIEGFWLSEWMRQSGDRRGLAILEAQKRFSDGRWATDVTAVLPLAESMARVPAELAKPNGKVFIRP from the coding sequence ATGACCATCCCCTCCGAAATGAAGGCACTGCTGCTTGTCGGCGACGGTTACACCAAGATGCCGAGCGGCGGCGTTCTGGAGGCCATGGAGCCCTATCTCGGGCTGGGCAGCATCGCGGTGCCGACGCCCGGATCGACGCAGGTGCTGATCAAGGTCAGCCTAGCCTCGATCAATCCGTCCGATGTCGCCTTCATCAAGGGCCAGTACGGCCAGCCGCGCGCCAAGGGCCAGCCGGCCGGCTTCGAGGGCCTAGGCACCGTTGTTGCCACCGGTGACGATCCCTACGCCAAGAGCCTCGCCGGCAAGCGCGTCGCCTTTGCCACCGGCCTCACCAATTGGGGCTCCTGGGCGGAGTACGCCGTCGCCGAGGCCGCCGCTTGCATCCCGCTCCTCGACACGGTCCGTGACGAGGACGGCGCCGCGATGATCGTCAACCCGCTCACGGCGCTCGCCATGTTCGACATCGTCAAGCAGGAGGGCGAAAAGGCTTTCGTCATGACCGCCGGTGCCAGTCAGCTCTGCAAGCTGATCATCGGCCTGGCCAAGGAAGCGGGGCTCCGACCGATCGTCACCGTGCGCCGTGACGACCAGATCGGATTGCTGAAAGAGCTTGGCGCCGCGCATGTCCTCAACGAGAAAGCTGATGACTTCAAGGCGGCTCTGCGCGAAGTGATGAAGGCCGAGCAGCCGCGCATCTTCCTCGATGCGGTCACCGGGCCGCTGGCCTCGGCCATCTTCGATGCCATGCCGAAGCGTTCGCGCTGGATCATCTACGGCCGGCTCGACACCGACGCCACGATCATCCGCGAGCCCGGCCAGCTGATCTTCCAGCACAAGCACATCGAGGGTTTCTGGCTGAGCGAATGGATGCGGCAATCCGGGGATCGGCGTGGTCTGGCGATCCTGGAGGCGCAGAAGCGCTTTTCCGACGGGCGCTGGGCGACCGATGTGACGGCCGTCTTACCGCTCGCCGAGTCGATGGCGCGGGTACCGGCGGAACTGGCCAAGCCCAACGGCAAGGTGTTCATTCGACCTTAG
- a CDS encoding glycosyltransferase 87 family protein: protein MTISKPVFDRLGLLLWIVAFLVTVTLAQMSLDHRSVVFVYRNGSEAFVAQQPLYHVHLAMGYLYAPAFAALYSPLLMLGHHFGDLVWRTICFGVITLAVVRQVRKLGGHDLTWLLSFGLVMSLPMALGAIRNGQATILLTGACWLLTLSALEGRRAETFLWTSVAIIAKPTAIVMVLLVAALRPRLIPVIVLALLVVLIIPYAFAPVGYVNDQYHDFFQMLTAMAVDRTGPFEPADFTSVFASFGYPLPEREATIVRVIAALMALSAVLWYDRRMERGTAVLAIFVVGAFYMCVFNPRVEPNTYAMIAIPSGVAIALLWRQEQGGALRLVLMALLVLSGMTGIFRPIHEFLSPWLRPIVVSFISCTLIWWFWARARVKVHDAGSVAHG, encoded by the coding sequence ATGACGATTTCCAAGCCGGTCTTCGACCGTTTGGGACTATTGCTATGGATCGTGGCGTTTCTCGTCACGGTCACGCTGGCGCAAATGTCGCTCGATCATCGTTCGGTGGTGTTCGTCTACAGGAATGGCTCCGAAGCCTTTGTGGCCCAGCAGCCGCTCTATCATGTCCATCTCGCGATGGGCTACCTTTACGCGCCTGCCTTCGCCGCGCTCTATTCGCCGCTTCTGATGCTTGGGCACCATTTCGGCGACCTGGTTTGGCGCACGATCTGCTTTGGCGTGATAACCCTTGCCGTCGTTCGGCAGGTCCGAAAGCTGGGCGGCCATGACCTGACCTGGCTGCTTTCCTTCGGCCTTGTCATGTCACTGCCCATGGCGCTCGGCGCGATCCGCAATGGCCAGGCCACGATACTGCTGACTGGCGCCTGCTGGCTTCTCACCTTGTCGGCGCTCGAGGGCCGTCGCGCGGAGACTTTTCTGTGGACGTCGGTTGCAATCATTGCCAAGCCGACGGCTATCGTCATGGTGCTGCTGGTGGCGGCACTGCGCCCCCGGCTGATACCGGTGATCGTGCTGGCGCTGCTGGTGGTGCTCATCATACCCTATGCCTTTGCGCCCGTTGGCTATGTCAACGACCAGTATCACGACTTCTTCCAGATGCTGACGGCGATGGCTGTCGACAGGACCGGCCCGTTTGAACCCGCCGACTTCACGTCTGTCTTCGCGTCGTTCGGGTATCCCCTCCCTGAACGTGAGGCCACGATCGTGCGCGTCATCGCCGCGCTGATGGCCCTCTCGGCCGTTCTCTGGTACGACCGAAGGATGGAGCGAGGAACGGCCGTGCTCGCCATATTCGTTGTGGGCGCATTTTACATGTGTGTGTTCAATCCCCGCGTCGAGCCCAATACCTACGCCATGATCGCGATTCCCAGTGGCGTCGCCATTGCCTTGCTATGGCGCCAGGAGCAGGGCGGCGCCCTGCGCCTGGTGCTGATGGCATTGCTCGTCCTGAGCGGGATGACCGGCATATTCCGTCCCATTCATGAGTTCCTCAGTCCGTGGCTCAGGCCGATCGTCGTGTCGTTCATATCTTGCACTTTGATCTGGTGGTTCTGGGCCAGGGCGCGGGTGAAGGTCCACGATGCCGGATCCGTGGCACATGGCTGA
- a CDS encoding GtrA family protein — translation MSGADQPGRTTGDKIIRFAMVGVVNTVIDLASFSLLLWLKAPPLGANLGAWIVAVAFSFVANGFWSFERDPAISLHSAFLRFVSLGALISLGVSSLSIAFLAGIVGVWPAKIAGVILGAVLNFLAARWSIEGRLLK, via the coding sequence ATGAGCGGCGCGGACCAGCCGGGTCGTACGACCGGCGACAAGATCATCCGCTTCGCGATGGTCGGCGTCGTCAATACGGTCATCGACCTGGCCAGCTTCTCGCTGCTGCTCTGGCTGAAGGCCCCGCCTCTCGGTGCCAATCTGGGCGCCTGGATCGTAGCCGTTGCCTTCTCCTTCGTGGCGAACGGCTTCTGGTCGTTCGAACGCGATCCCGCCATTTCCCTGCACAGCGCCTTCTTGCGCTTCGTCTCGCTGGGCGCGCTCATTTCGCTCGGCGTTTCCAGCCTGTCCATCGCGTTTCTCGCCGGCATCGTTGGCGTCTGGCCGGCCAAGATCGCCGGCGTCATCCTGGGAGCGGTGCTGAATTTCCTTGCCGCGCGCTGGTCGATCGAAGGTCGCCTGCTGAAATAG
- a CDS encoding SDR family oxidoreductase: MSYLDELFSVTGKTALVTGAATGIGRMAATALVRAGATVMIASRKGDDCVKVAGELNDLGASGRAEGFAGDVSSEGGIAALVAEVKARTDRLNILVNNAGVSWGAPLESFPYSAWAKVFGVNVTAIFHLTRELLPLLDAAASDADPARVINLGSVMGTQPLADDAYSYTASKAAVHHLTRTLALEFAARRITVNAFAPGPFQSRMTAFATGTEEQARHVGSHVPIGRIGVADDIAGATLYLCSRAGSYVTGAILPIDGGQSVQHGLTLFKE, encoded by the coding sequence ATGAGCTATCTGGACGAGCTGTTTTCCGTGACCGGCAAGACCGCCTTGGTGACGGGAGCAGCGACCGGCATCGGCCGCATGGCGGCCACCGCGCTGGTCAGGGCCGGCGCCACCGTCATGATCGCCTCGCGCAAGGGCGACGACTGCGTCAAGGTCGCCGGCGAGTTGAACGATCTTGGCGCCTCCGGCCGGGCCGAAGGCTTCGCCGGCGACGTTTCCAGCGAGGGTGGCATCGCCGCACTCGTCGCCGAGGTCAAGGCGAGGACCGACAGGCTAAACATCTTGGTCAACAATGCCGGCGTTTCATGGGGCGCGCCGCTGGAGAGCTTTCCCTATTCGGCCTGGGCCAAGGTGTTCGGCGTCAATGTCACCGCAATCTTCCATCTGACCCGTGAATTGCTGCCGCTGCTCGATGCCGCCGCCAGCGACGCCGATCCGGCGCGGGTGATCAATCTTGGTTCGGTGATGGGCACGCAGCCGCTGGCCGACGACGCCTATTCCTATACCGCCTCGAAAGCGGCGGTTCATCATCTGACGCGCACGCTGGCGCTCGAGTTCGCCGCCCGCCGCATCACGGTCAACGCCTTCGCTCCCGGCCCCTTCCAGAGCCGCATGACGGCGTTTGCCACCGGCACGGAAGAACAGGCCAGACATGTCGGGAGCCATGTTCCGATCGGCCGCATCGGCGTAGCGGATGACATTGCCGGCGCAACCCTCTATTTGTGCAGCCGTGCCGGCAGCTATGTTACCGGCGCCATACTGCCGATCGACGGCGGACAGTCGGTGCAGCATGGGCTGACGCTGTTCAAGGAATGA
- a CDS encoding acyl-CoA dehydrogenase family protein, with protein sequence MTEMNLGMTERLKPIHQRVAAMVRDEIMPLDKEFLAEVGKGGDRWAYTARQSEILEGLKQAARERGLWNFWLTGSDRGYGLSTVEYAYLAEEMGKAHLGAETFNCSAPDTGNMEVLERYGSAEHKKAWLEPLLEGRIRSAYLMTEPDVASSDATNISMRCERQGDDYVLNGEKWWASGAGDPRCAIYIVMVRTGGDEEPLHRRHSMILVPSDTKGVTKLRAMQVYGDDDAPHGHMHLRFDNVVVPASNLILGEGRGFEIAQGRLGPGRIHHCMRAIGQAEMALEMLCQRSVRRQAFGQPLAKLGANFDIIAECRMEIEMARLLCLKAAWMIDQGDARAAAPWISQIKVVAPRVALKVTDEAVQMFGAQGISQDTPLARSWTHLRTLRLADGPDAVHRRQVARTELKKYTQEKV encoded by the coding sequence ATGACGGAGATGAATCTCGGCATGACCGAGCGGCTGAAGCCGATCCATCAACGCGTCGCGGCCATGGTGCGCGACGAGATCATGCCGCTGGACAAGGAATTCCTGGCCGAGGTCGGCAAGGGTGGCGACCGCTGGGCCTATACGGCGCGCCAGAGCGAGATTCTCGAGGGGCTCAAGCAGGCGGCCAGGGAGCGCGGCCTGTGGAATTTCTGGCTGACCGGCTCGGATCGCGGCTATGGGCTGTCCACCGTCGAGTATGCCTATCTGGCAGAGGAGATGGGCAAGGCTCATCTCGGTGCGGAGACCTTCAACTGCTCGGCTCCCGACACCGGTAACATGGAGGTGCTGGAACGCTATGGTTCGGCCGAGCACAAGAAGGCGTGGCTGGAGCCGCTGCTCGAGGGGCGGATTCGTTCGGCCTATCTGATGACCGAGCCGGACGTCGCTTCGTCCGACGCCACCAACATTTCGATGCGTTGCGAGCGGCAGGGCGACGACTATGTGCTCAATGGCGAGAAATGGTGGGCGTCCGGCGCCGGCGACCCACGCTGCGCCATCTATATCGTCATGGTCCGTACCGGTGGCGATGAGGAGCCGCTGCACCGCCGCCATTCGATGATCCTGGTGCCATCAGATACAAAAGGCGTGACCAAGCTCCGGGCGATGCAGGTCTATGGCGACGATGACGCGCCGCATGGCCACATGCATCTTCGCTTCGACAATGTTGTCGTGCCGGCATCGAACCTGATCCTCGGCGAGGGCAGGGGTTTTGAGATCGCGCAAGGGCGGCTCGGTCCAGGCCGCATTCATCACTGCATGCGCGCGATCGGCCAGGCCGAGATGGCGCTGGAGATGCTGTGCCAACGCTCCGTGCGCCGCCAGGCCTTCGGCCAGCCCCTGGCAAAACTCGGCGCCAATTTCGACATCATCGCCGAATGCCGCATGGAGATCGAGATGGCCCGGCTGCTCTGCCTCAAGGCGGCGTGGATGATCGACCAGGGCGATGCGCGCGCCGCCGCGCCCTGGATCAGCCAGATCAAGGTCGTCGCCCCTCGCGTCGCGCTCAAGGTCACCGACGAGGCGGTGCAGATGTTCGGCGCGCAAGGCATCAGTCAGGACACGCCGCTGGCTCGCTCATGGACGCATCTGAGGACATTGCGCCTTGCCGACGGACCGGACGCCGTACACCGTCGGCAGGTGGCGCGGACGGAGCTAAAGAAATACACGCAGGAAAAGGTCTGA
- a CDS encoding MaoC family dehydratase → MEPISIDVLLASVGKEVGISPWRVVTQRMIDQFADATDDHQFIHCDPERAKRETPFGGTIAHGFLSLSLLSAMTFETMPPLENGKMGVNHGFDTLRFLAPVKTGARIRTHFVLADVKVRPSGWVQTAHDVTIEIEGSKKPALTARWLTLTLLERQPETA, encoded by the coding sequence GTGGAACCGATCAGTATCGATGTGCTTCTGGCCAGTGTGGGCAAGGAAGTCGGCATCTCGCCGTGGCGCGTGGTCACGCAGCGCATGATCGACCAGTTCGCCGACGCCACCGACGATCACCAGTTCATCCACTGCGACCCGGAGCGCGCCAAGCGCGAGACGCCGTTCGGCGGCACCATCGCGCACGGCTTCCTGTCGCTGTCGCTTTTGTCGGCGATGACCTTCGAGACCATGCCGCCGCTCGAAAACGGCAAGATGGGGGTCAATCATGGTTTTGACACGCTGCGCTTCCTGGCGCCGGTGAAGACCGGCGCGCGCATCCGCACCCATTTCGTGCTGGCCGACGTCAAGGTCAGGCCGTCGGGCTGGGTGCAGACGGCGCATGACGTGACGATCGAGATCGAGGGCTCGAAGAAGCCGGCGCTGACCGCGCGCTGGCTGACGCTGACCCTGCTCGAGCGTCAGCCTGAGACGGCATGA
- a CDS encoding ChbG/HpnK family deacetylase — protein sequence MTRRLRLIADDYGLASGVSAAILELLELGRLTGTSCMTGFPEWHDEAVRIKPLAGRAAIGLHLTLTDQAAVTGLSSLAPEGRLPPLVSLALPVRRGRIDDGDVHAELDAQRGRFVEALGREPDFIDGHQHVHFLPVVRRWLRKRFAKEAGMPALRGSPSWPGSIATALKITAVGALAAGFDRSMERAGFTVMRPLTGLYDWRQPDGFASVLRSAIETLPENGLFMCHPGHVDETLRGRDPMQSAREVEFAYLASDDFGASLERAGAVVMGGQG from the coding sequence ATGACGCGACGCCTTCGCCTGATCGCCGACGATTACGGCCTGGCGTCCGGTGTCTCCGCCGCGATCCTCGAACTGCTCGAGCTCGGGCGCCTGACCGGCACCAGCTGCATGACTGGCTTTCCTGAATGGCATGACGAGGCGGTGCGCATAAAGCCTCTTGCCGGGCGTGCCGCCATCGGGTTGCATCTGACCTTGACCGATCAGGCCGCCGTCACCGGACTATCGAGCCTGGCGCCGGAAGGCCGGCTTCCACCGCTCGTTTCGCTGGCCCTGCCGGTTCGCCGCGGCCGTATCGACGATGGTGATGTGCATGCCGAACTCGATGCCCAGCGAGGCCGCTTCGTCGAGGCGCTGGGACGCGAGCCCGATTTCATCGACGGCCACCAGCATGTGCATTTCCTGCCCGTCGTCAGGCGATGGCTGCGCAAGCGTTTCGCCAAGGAAGCAGGCATGCCGGCGCTGCGCGGGTCGCCGTCATGGCCCGGCTCTATCGCTACCGCGTTGAAAATCACCGCTGTCGGAGCTCTCGCCGCCGGCTTCGACCGGTCGATGGAGCGCGCGGGCTTCACTGTCATGCGGCCGTTGACCGGGCTCTATGACTGGCGGCAGCCCGACGGCTTCGCTTCCGTGCTCCGGTCAGCCATCGAGACGTTGCCGGAGAACGGGCTGTTCATGTGTCATCCCGGCCATGTCGACGAAACGCTGCGCGGGCGCGATCCGATGCAGAGCGCGCGCGAGGTCGAGTTCGCCTATCTTGCCTCCGACGATTTCGGCGCAAGCCTGGAGCGCGCCGGCGCCGTCGTCATGGGTGGCCAGGGATGA
- a CDS encoding glycosyltransferase family 2 protein: MAELRPTLDIIAPFLNEAQSAAAFVALLDQLEAVVSQRFGMAMHKILVDDGSQDDGVERFSRTLSGSWEIVRLSRNFGKEVAVLAGLDRSRGDMVLIMDADLQHSMEISLTMISELVEDPELDVVYAQNDRREASWRRSQLARLFYSLINSSQRFDIPENAGDFRVMRGAVARAVASLRDKRRFNKGLFAWAGFRQKAVPYSPEDRASGTSKWSRLNLLAFSLEGFTSFSVIPLRLISLCGLIAALAGALYGAKVFFEVVFYGIAVPGYPSLLVAVVFLGGFNLALLGLIGEYVWVTLSESKDRPIYIVRDVVSGEFGRGKPGTADR, from the coding sequence ATGGCTGAACTGAGGCCTACTCTCGATATCATCGCGCCGTTTCTCAACGAGGCTCAGTCGGCTGCGGCCTTTGTAGCCCTGCTCGATCAGCTGGAGGCCGTGGTGTCGCAGCGGTTCGGCATGGCCATGCACAAGATCCTGGTCGACGACGGCAGCCAGGATGATGGTGTCGAGCGATTTTCGCGGACGCTTTCCGGATCCTGGGAGATCGTGCGTCTCAGCCGCAATTTCGGCAAGGAGGTCGCCGTTCTTGCCGGTCTCGACCGTTCGCGCGGCGACATGGTGCTGATCATGGATGCTGATCTCCAGCATTCGATGGAGATCAGCCTCACGATGATTTCGGAACTGGTCGAGGATCCGGAACTCGACGTGGTCTATGCGCAGAACGACAGGCGCGAGGCCAGCTGGCGGCGCAGCCAGTTGGCACGGCTCTTCTACAGCCTGATCAACAGCAGCCAACGCTTCGACATTCCTGAGAACGCCGGCGACTTTCGCGTCATGCGTGGCGCCGTCGCGCGCGCGGTCGCCAGCCTGCGCGACAAGAGGCGCTTCAACAAGGGCCTCTTTGCCTGGGCCGGCTTCCGCCAGAAAGCGGTGCCCTATTCACCGGAGGATCGTGCCAGCGGTACGTCGAAATGGAGCCGGCTCAACCTGCTCGCTTTTTCATTGGAAGGCTTCACTTCCTTTTCCGTCATTCCGCTGCGCCTCATCAGCCTCTGCGGGCTCATCGCCGCGTTGGCCGGCGCGCTGTATGGCGCCAAGGTATTCTTCGAGGTCGTGTTCTACGGCATCGCCGTGCCCGGCTATCCCAGCCTTCTGGTGGCGGTGGTGTTTCTCGGCGGCTTCAACCTCGCCCTTCTTGGTCTGATCGGCGAATATGTCTGGGTGACGCTGAGCGAAAGCAAGGATCGGCCCATCTACATCGTGCGCGACGTCGTCAGTGGCGAGTTCGGTAGAGGGAAGCCGGGCACCGCCGACAGATGA